A window of the Pseudomonas gozinkensis genome harbors these coding sequences:
- a CDS encoding AAA family ATPase codes for MFTVIDSAQRIPPQANSQVFLLVDYWDDWFKFRTTFRIIVFDATGVRHMPGSVKIGQAGLLPAPRGSDPPPGTRTPDLPENFVALDPAQFFSLGQDEDYYATLASLPQGFGSVILQGLCDCAFDLQIFNRHHHEEVMGESLLRSLTEPNVRNRLNRLAHGNAVLTRFEFEYTLPPPPPPIDGGVLAPPPPTMQFQVIPNAEPPTNLHVLVGRNGVGKTRCVQGIINTLLERDSESAPRGELRRLGANHDDWTFSGLVSVSFSAFDSFELPPPATMRTTAVFVGLRSQREVDGQIVEHLKSTQELANDFVLSLERCQSEPRRARWLRAVASLATDPLFAENTVEQLIEPSDDWRERASRFFRLLSSGHAIVLLTTTRLVELVDEGTLVVLDEPEGHLHPPLLSAFIRAVADLLVARNGVALISTHSPVVLQEVPRSCVWMLRRTRTHSAVERPSIETFGESVGVLTREVFGLEVTDSGFHQLIAEVARRPGQTFEAVESHFRGQLGAEARALARSLTIHRDVP; via the coding sequence ATGTTTACGGTCATTGATTCAGCGCAGCGGATCCCACCTCAAGCGAACTCCCAAGTATTTCTTCTGGTGGATTATTGGGATGACTGGTTCAAATTCCGCACGACGTTTAGGATCATCGTTTTTGACGCCACCGGTGTTCGGCATATGCCCGGATCCGTAAAAATTGGTCAAGCTGGCCTTCTCCCTGCGCCGAGGGGGTCGGACCCTCCGCCAGGGACACGAACTCCGGATCTCCCGGAAAATTTTGTCGCCCTTGATCCAGCGCAGTTCTTCTCACTTGGCCAAGACGAGGACTACTACGCAACCCTTGCATCGCTCCCCCAAGGATTCGGCTCAGTTATTCTCCAAGGGCTATGTGATTGCGCCTTTGACCTCCAAATCTTTAATAGGCACCACCACGAAGAGGTGATGGGCGAGTCCTTGCTCCGGTCGCTGACAGAGCCGAATGTGCGCAATCGCCTGAACCGTCTTGCGCACGGAAACGCGGTCCTGACTCGATTTGAGTTCGAATACACGCTTCCCCCACCACCTCCACCTATTGATGGCGGTGTTCTAGCTCCGCCTCCACCAACTATGCAATTCCAGGTAATTCCTAACGCCGAGCCTCCAACGAATCTGCACGTGCTGGTGGGTAGAAACGGGGTAGGTAAAACCCGTTGCGTTCAAGGCATCATAAATACTCTGTTAGAGCGAGATAGCGAATCCGCACCACGAGGAGAGTTACGTCGGCTGGGAGCAAATCACGACGACTGGACATTCTCCGGGCTGGTCTCCGTATCGTTCAGCGCTTTCGATAGCTTCGAATTACCGCCGCCAGCCACTATGCGGACCACCGCTGTATTCGTCGGCTTAAGATCGCAAAGAGAAGTGGATGGGCAAATTGTTGAACATCTCAAAAGCACTCAGGAATTAGCAAACGACTTCGTCCTGAGCCTAGAAAGATGCCAAAGTGAACCTCGGCGAGCACGCTGGCTTCGCGCCGTGGCAAGCCTAGCCACCGACCCGCTCTTTGCCGAAAATACAGTTGAACAACTCATCGAACCTAGTGACGATTGGCGAGAGCGTGCTAGCCGCTTTTTTAGGCTCCTAAGTTCGGGGCACGCAATAGTTTTACTTACAACCACTCGACTCGTCGAGCTCGTTGATGAAGGCACGCTGGTGGTGTTGGATGAACCCGAAGGGCACCTACACCCTCCTTTGTTATCCGCGTTTATTCGAGCAGTGGCCGATCTCCTCGTCGCTCGGAATGGGGTCGCCCTGATCTCGACTCACTCTCCAGTGGTACTGCAAGAAGTCCCGCGTAGCTGCGTTTGGATGCTAAGGCGAACCCGCACTCATTCAGCCGTTGAACGCCCATCCATAGAGACCTTTGGGGAAAGCGTTGGTGTCTTGACTCGAGAAGTGTTCGGTTTAGAGGTAACGGACTCAGGCTTCCATCAGCTTATCGCGGAGGTTGCTCGCAGACCTGGACAAACGTTTGAAGCAGTCGAAAGCCACTTTAGAGGGCAGTTAGGAGCCGAAGCACGAGCGCTTGCGCGAAGCCTTACCATTCATAGGGACGTGCCGTGA
- a CDS encoding LutC/YkgG family protein codes for MSAKQNILGKLRKSLTGTTPIADNFDVDLVTQPYTYSAEQRIPQLRKLMEAVHTEIHLTSADAWPGLLAQLLRDRQLPSLLIAPTTPHGQRITQHWANNPDLPALKSYDRPMEEWKAELFNDTPASLTGTLGAIAATGSLILWPTREEPRLMSLVPPVHFALLKASQIRDNFYQVQQEFEWAQGMPTNALLVSGPSKTADIEQVLAYGAHGPKDLVVLILEDQ; via the coding sequence ATGAGCGCCAAGCAAAACATCCTCGGCAAGTTAAGGAAAAGCCTGACCGGCACCACACCGATTGCCGACAACTTTGACGTCGATCTGGTGACCCAGCCTTACACCTACAGCGCCGAACAACGGATTCCGCAACTGCGCAAACTGATGGAAGCGGTGCACACCGAAATCCATCTGACGTCCGCTGATGCATGGCCGGGGCTGCTGGCGCAATTACTGCGCGACCGTCAGTTGCCGAGCTTGCTGATTGCACCGACTACGCCTCACGGGCAGCGCATCACACAACACTGGGCGAACAATCCTGATCTGCCGGCACTAAAATCCTACGACCGCCCGATGGAAGAGTGGAAAGCCGAGCTGTTCAACGACACCCCGGCCAGCCTGACCGGCACCCTCGGTGCCATCGCTGCTACCGGCAGCCTGATTCTCTGGCCGACCCGCGAAGAACCACGGCTGATGAGCCTGGTGCCGCCGGTGCATTTCGCCCTGCTCAAGGCCAGCCAGATCCGCGATAACTTCTATCAGGTGCAGCAGGAATTCGAGTGGGCGCAAGGCATGCCGACCAACGCGCTGCTGGTGTCCGGCCCGTCGAAGACCGCCGACATCGAACAAGTCCTGGCCTACGGCGCCCACGGCCCGAAAGACCTGGTGGTATTGATCCTGGAGGACCAATGA
- a CDS encoding XRE family transcriptional regulator gives MTKPNFELNPAELGERLKVARETAAMTQDAAAKAVGFARTTLVAIEKGQRSAKLDEIQMLSRCYGVSANSLLRREAVHVDLVPRFRSLPDTGDAGIDQAARMLNDLVRAEVELENILGVRKTSNYPTEKSILPGDVRKQAEHDAHSLRSWLGLGESPIQDLFSLIEMQLGIRVYSRRLESKVSGLFAYDDAVGACMLINAVHRKDRQTQTGAHELGHFIATRRQPEIYQSEKYENSREERYANAFGSAFLTPARTVMEKFKEVTIGSTHLTRRHIILLASFFGVSRQAMVMRLEELDLTKKGTWDWFMDNGGITDDQAQQVLGPKAHDSTPMEGAQSTRLFLLAIDAWKKDLISEGQMSDLLKLDRAKVRELLDEAEEDEVDDLFKLSH, from the coding sequence ATGACCAAACCAAACTTTGAACTGAACCCAGCTGAACTGGGTGAACGACTGAAGGTCGCGCGCGAAACCGCGGCCATGACCCAAGACGCAGCGGCCAAAGCAGTTGGCTTTGCTCGAACCACTCTTGTGGCCATTGAAAAAGGACAGCGCTCTGCAAAGCTTGACGAGATCCAGATGCTTAGCCGCTGTTATGGAGTATCTGCTAACTCTTTGCTACGCCGAGAAGCGGTCCATGTGGACCTTGTTCCTCGCTTCCGCTCACTCCCAGACACTGGTGATGCAGGCATCGACCAAGCTGCTCGGATGTTGAATGATCTCGTCAGGGCGGAAGTAGAACTTGAGAACATTTTAGGCGTTCGGAAAACCTCGAATTATCCGACTGAAAAAAGCATCTTACCTGGTGATGTACGCAAACAAGCAGAGCACGATGCCCATAGCCTCCGAAGCTGGCTAGGGCTCGGCGAGAGCCCGATTCAAGATCTGTTTTCACTCATAGAGATGCAACTTGGAATTCGTGTCTATAGCCGGAGACTTGAATCGAAAGTGTCTGGGCTGTTTGCCTATGACGACGCCGTTGGCGCCTGTATGCTAATAAATGCAGTACATCGAAAGGATCGTCAAACTCAGACTGGCGCCCACGAGCTCGGGCACTTTATAGCGACGCGGCGTCAGCCCGAGATCTATCAATCCGAAAAGTATGAGAACTCGCGTGAAGAGCGTTACGCGAACGCTTTCGGAAGCGCGTTTCTAACGCCTGCCCGTACTGTTATGGAAAAGTTCAAGGAAGTGACCATTGGATCAACCCACCTCACTCGTCGGCACATCATCCTACTCGCTAGTTTCTTTGGTGTTTCACGCCAGGCGATGGTGATGAGGCTTGAAGAATTGGACCTGACGAAAAAGGGTACTTGGGATTGGTTCATGGATAATGGCGGTATAACCGACGACCAAGCCCAGCAGGTACTAGGCCCGAAAGCTCACGATTCCACGCCTATGGAAGGCGCGCAATCCACGAGGCTTTTTTTGTTGGCTATCGATGCGTGGAAGAAGGATCTAATCAGCGAAGGGCAAATGTCGGATTTGCTTAAGCTCGACAGGGCGAAAGTACGCGAGTTGCTTGATGAGGCAGAAGAGGATGAGGTTGATGACCTTTTCAAGCTGTCTCACTGA
- a CDS encoding integrase domain-containing protein: protein MCAQATRLSDRQLKAVKPKDKDYVLSDGDGLQLRVRVNGSTLWNFNYRQPITKNRINMGLGTYPELSLAQARKKTVEARELLAQGIDPKEQRSELEQTKRQATEHTFENVASAWFELKKDSVTQAYAEDIWRSLTLHVFPSLGTTPISQINAPRVIELLRPLEAKGSLETVKRLTQRLNEIMTYGVNSGMIFANPLSGIRAVFKKPKKQNMAALRPEELPELMVAIANASIKRTTRCLIEWQLHTMTRPAEAATTSWADIDLDKKIWTIPAERMKKRRAHVIPLTEHALALIETIKPYSGHREYVFPADRDPRTHCNSQTANMALKRMGFEGRLVSHGMRSMASTILNEQGWDPELIEVALAHVDKDEVRSAYNRADYIERRRPMMNWWSEHIHRAGMGSLSMSATQGATRLKAVSVR from the coding sequence ATGTGCGCCCAAGCCACCCGCCTCTCTGATCGCCAGCTCAAAGCGGTAAAGCCGAAAGACAAGGACTACGTCCTCAGCGATGGAGACGGCTTACAGCTGCGCGTGAGGGTCAATGGCTCTACGCTATGGAACTTCAACTACCGCCAGCCGATCACCAAAAACCGCATCAATATGGGCCTCGGTACCTACCCAGAACTCTCACTCGCTCAAGCCAGGAAGAAGACGGTCGAAGCGAGAGAACTTCTCGCCCAGGGTATCGACCCGAAAGAACAACGTAGTGAATTGGAGCAAACAAAAAGGCAGGCAACCGAGCACACATTCGAGAACGTGGCGTCTGCTTGGTTTGAACTGAAAAAGGATTCTGTGACTCAAGCTTATGCCGAAGACATCTGGCGCTCGCTCACACTGCATGTCTTTCCATCACTGGGAACAACACCTATCTCGCAGATCAATGCCCCGAGGGTCATCGAACTGCTGCGCCCTTTGGAAGCCAAAGGTAGCCTGGAGACAGTGAAGCGACTGACCCAACGACTTAACGAGATCATGACCTACGGCGTGAACTCGGGAATGATCTTCGCCAACCCGCTCAGTGGTATTCGGGCCGTTTTCAAGAAGCCGAAAAAGCAGAACATGGCAGCCCTCCGCCCCGAAGAGCTGCCCGAGTTAATGGTCGCCATCGCCAATGCGAGCATAAAGAGAACAACCCGCTGCCTGATCGAATGGCAACTCCACACCATGACCCGCCCTGCGGAAGCCGCCACGACGTCCTGGGCTGACATCGACCTCGATAAGAAAATCTGGACGATCCCGGCGGAACGTATGAAGAAGCGACGCGCTCACGTCATACCGCTGACCGAACACGCACTTGCTCTGATAGAGACGATCAAGCCTTACAGCGGACACAGAGAGTACGTGTTCCCAGCCGACAGAGACCCACGAACTCACTGCAATAGTCAGACGGCAAATATGGCCTTGAAGCGTATGGGTTTTGAAGGTCGATTGGTGAGCCATGGCATGCGCTCCATGGCCAGTACCATCCTGAACGAACAGGGATGGGACCCGGAGCTGATCGAGGTCGCACTTGCGCACGTGGACAAAGATGAGGTGCGTAGCGCCTACAATCGTGCGGATTACATTGAACGCAGAAGACCAATGATGAACTGGTGGAGTGAGCATATTCACCGAGCAGGCATGGGTAGTTTGTCTATGTCGGCCACCCAGGGAGCTACGAGGTTAAAAGCGGTATCAGTGCGATAA
- a CDS encoding HNH endonuclease, with amino-acid sequence MKRLDPPAFNATLTVETCAAGISIPERAQALRDALPVIQASEVEYRELGSAGQLFEIVGSDTVTPQLNADLMGIIYKSHFARKGSPSRSLYEQIRMAPEFGICPLCAQRTVATVDHYLPQTRHPKLNLTPANLVPACSDCNKRKLAGVATRAEDQTLHPYYDNLGNERWLVVEVQASSPPTISFSVRPAGTWGEVLTKRVHHHFRVMGLGELYAAQAASEMADISYSLEDVGASSGPAGVRQHLDGQFRSRHARDANSWKTALYEGLRDSDWFCVEGYRQIRTPRA; translated from the coding sequence GTGAAACGTCTAGATCCACCTGCGTTCAACGCCACTTTGACGGTAGAGACCTGTGCCGCTGGCATCTCCATCCCCGAGAGAGCTCAAGCGCTCAGGGATGCATTACCTGTTATTCAAGCCTCGGAGGTCGAGTATCGAGAGCTTGGTTCAGCCGGCCAACTGTTTGAAATCGTCGGAAGCGACACAGTAACCCCACAGCTCAATGCAGACTTGATGGGAATAATCTACAAGTCGCACTTTGCCCGGAAGGGGTCACCGTCAAGATCACTTTATGAGCAGATCAGAATGGCTCCTGAGTTCGGCATCTGTCCATTGTGTGCTCAGAGGACCGTCGCCACGGTTGACCATTACTTGCCTCAAACTCGCCACCCCAAGCTCAATTTGACACCGGCCAACCTTGTCCCTGCGTGCTCAGACTGCAACAAACGCAAGCTTGCGGGGGTTGCCACGAGAGCCGAGGATCAAACCCTACACCCTTACTATGACAACTTGGGCAATGAGCGCTGGCTCGTTGTCGAAGTTCAGGCATCTTCGCCACCAACGATTTCCTTTTCCGTACGTCCCGCGGGGACATGGGGTGAAGTGCTCACAAAACGCGTGCATCATCATTTTCGAGTGATGGGCCTCGGTGAGCTTTACGCTGCACAAGCAGCCAGTGAAATGGCGGATATCTCGTATTCGCTTGAGGATGTCGGGGCCAGCTCGGGCCCCGCTGGGGTTCGCCAGCATCTTGATGGCCAATTTCGGTCCCGACACGCCCGCGACGCTAACTCTTGGAAAACCGCTCTGTACGAAGGGCTCAGAGACTCAGATTGGTTTTGTGTTGAAGGCTACCGACAGATTCGTACGCCCCGAGCATGA
- a CDS encoding FAD-binding and (Fe-S)-binding domain-containing protein, producing MTLPATFLRDAQQLIPAERRFDDPLSTLAFGTDASFYRLIPQLVIRVESEDEVVALLKLAQRDQVPVTFRAAGTSLSGQAISDSVLIVLGDNWNAREIRGQGTQIRLQPGVIGAQANAWLAPFGRKIGPDPASINACKIGGIVANNASGMCCGTAQNTYHTLAGIRLVLADGTRLDTEDAASVAAFRVSHGELLERLSTLGRETRANAELAARIRHKYRLKNTTGLSLNALVDFDEPVDILSHLLVGSEGTLGFISAVTYDTVIDHPNKASALIVFPDVETCCNAVTVLKSQPVSAVELLDRRSLRSVQDKPGMPDFVQQLSNNACALLIESRAASSTLLQEQLAQIMASLNGFPVEKQVDFTEDPVENARLWAIRKDTFPAVGAVRKTGTTVIIEDVTFPVEQLAIGVNRLIELFDKHHYDEAILFGHALEGNLHFVFTQGFNSAEEVARYQAFMDDVAQLVAVEFGGSLKAEHGTGRNMAPFVELEWGSDAYQLMWQLKRLLDPNGILNPDVVLSEDPQIHLKHLKPLPAADEIVDKCIECGFCEPVCPSKGLTLSPRQRIVIWRDIQARKRAGIDTTELEKAYEYQGIDTCAATGLCAQRCPVGINTGELVKKLRGRHATHTKTANLIEGNFATTLQGARFTLHVANGARMLLGAPRLAKLSATLTRLSKGQVPLWTNAMPQPEKAIRFSPAVSDERPRVVYLAACVSRVMGPAAGDKEQMSLYDKTRGLLEKAGYQVVFPDNLDNLCCGQPFASKGYAEQAEHKRQELIGALLQASRGGLDPIYCDTSPCTLRLVQDVGNVRLDLYDPVRFIRTHLMDRLEFTPQEAPIAVHVTCSTQHLGESQALIDLARKCSKTVVIPEGIHCCGFAGDKGFTTPELNSHSLRTLKDAVQQCSEGISTSRTCEIGLTQHGGIDYHGLVYLVDRVTRAKAPATAL from the coding sequence ATGACCTTACCGGCGACTTTCCTGCGCGATGCGCAACAACTGATTCCTGCCGAACGGCGTTTCGACGATCCGCTGTCGACCCTGGCCTTCGGCACCGATGCCAGCTTCTACCGGTTGATTCCGCAACTGGTGATCCGCGTCGAATCCGAAGATGAAGTGGTGGCGCTGCTGAAACTGGCCCAGCGCGATCAGGTTCCGGTGACCTTCCGCGCCGCCGGCACCAGCCTGTCCGGCCAGGCGATCAGCGATTCGGTGCTGATCGTGCTTGGGGATAACTGGAACGCCCGGGAGATCCGAGGGCAAGGCACACAAATCCGCCTGCAACCGGGCGTGATCGGCGCCCAGGCCAATGCATGGCTCGCGCCATTCGGGCGCAAGATCGGTCCGGATCCGGCATCCATCAACGCCTGCAAGATCGGCGGCATCGTCGCCAACAACGCCAGCGGCATGTGCTGCGGCACCGCGCAAAACACCTATCACACGCTGGCCGGGATTCGTCTGGTGCTGGCCGACGGCACACGTCTGGATACCGAAGATGCTGCCAGCGTCGCGGCGTTTCGAGTCAGCCACGGTGAATTGCTGGAACGCCTGTCGACCTTGGGCCGCGAGACCCGCGCCAATGCCGAACTCGCTGCACGAATTCGCCACAAATACCGTCTGAAAAATACCACCGGCCTGTCGCTCAACGCCCTGGTGGATTTCGATGAACCTGTGGATATCTTGAGCCACTTGCTGGTCGGTTCCGAAGGCACCCTCGGCTTCATCAGCGCGGTGACCTACGACACGGTGATCGACCACCCGAACAAGGCGTCAGCGCTGATCGTATTCCCTGACGTCGAGACCTGCTGCAACGCCGTCACCGTTCTGAAAAGCCAACCGGTGTCGGCCGTGGAACTGCTCGACCGCCGCAGTCTGCGCTCGGTGCAGGACAAACCCGGTATGCCGGATTTCGTACAGCAACTGTCGAACAATGCCTGTGCGTTGCTGATCGAATCCCGCGCCGCCTCTTCCACTTTGCTGCAGGAACAACTGGCGCAGATCATGGCGTCGCTCAATGGCTTCCCGGTGGAAAAGCAGGTCGACTTCACCGAAGACCCGGTCGAAAACGCCCGCCTCTGGGCGATCCGCAAAGACACCTTCCCCGCGGTCGGCGCCGTGCGCAAGACCGGCACCACGGTGATCATCGAAGACGTGACCTTCCCGGTGGAGCAACTGGCGATCGGCGTGAACCGTCTGATCGAGCTGTTCGACAAACATCACTACGACGAAGCGATCCTTTTCGGACACGCACTGGAAGGCAATCTGCACTTCGTGTTCACCCAAGGCTTCAACAGTGCGGAAGAAGTCGCACGCTATCAGGCGTTCATGGACGACGTGGCGCAACTGGTGGCCGTGGAGTTCGGCGGTTCGCTGAAGGCCGAACACGGCACCGGACGCAACATGGCGCCCTTCGTCGAGCTGGAATGGGGCAGCGACGCCTATCAGTTGATGTGGCAGCTCAAACGCTTGCTCGATCCCAACGGCATTCTCAACCCGGACGTGGTGCTCAGCGAAGATCCACAGATCCACCTCAAGCACCTGAAACCGCTGCCGGCGGCCGACGAGATTGTGGATAAATGCATCGAGTGCGGTTTTTGCGAGCCGGTCTGCCCCTCGAAAGGCCTGACCCTGAGCCCGCGCCAGCGCATCGTGATCTGGCGCGATATTCAGGCGCGAAAGCGCGCCGGAATCGACACCACCGAACTGGAAAAAGCCTACGAGTACCAAGGCATCGATACCTGCGCTGCGACCGGTTTATGTGCGCAACGCTGCCCTGTAGGCATCAACACCGGCGAGCTGGTGAAAAAGCTTCGCGGCCGTCACGCCACGCATACGAAAACCGCCAACTTGATCGAAGGAAATTTCGCCACCACCCTGCAAGGTGCGCGTTTTACCCTGCACGTGGCCAACGGTGCGCGGATGTTGTTGGGGGCACCGCGCCTGGCAAAGCTTTCAGCGACACTGACGCGGCTGTCCAAGGGTCAGGTGCCGCTGTGGACCAACGCCATGCCGCAGCCGGAAAAGGCCATTCGCTTCAGTCCGGCGGTGTCGGACGAACGTCCGCGCGTGGTGTACTTGGCAGCGTGCGTCTCGCGAGTGATGGGGCCGGCGGCGGGCGACAAGGAGCAGATGTCGCTGTACGACAAAACCCGTGGCCTGCTGGAAAAGGCCGGTTATCAGGTGGTGTTTCCGGACAATCTGGACAACCTCTGCTGCGGCCAGCCTTTCGCGTCCAAAGGCTATGCAGAGCAGGCTGAACACAAGCGTCAGGAACTGATCGGCGCATTGCTCCAGGCCAGTCGCGGCGGGCTCGATCCGATCTATTGCGACACCAGCCCCTGCACGTTGCGGCTGGTGCAGGATGTGGGAAATGTTCGCCTGGATCTATATGACCCTGTGCGATTCATCCGTACGCATCTGATGGATCGTCTGGAGTTCACGCCGCAGGAAGCACCGATTGCCGTTCACGTGACCTGCAGTACTCAGCACCTTGGGGAAAGCCAGGCGCTGATCGACCTGGCGCGCAAATGCAGCAAGACGGTGGTGATCCCGGAAGGCATTCACTGCTGCGGCTTCGCCGGCGACAAGGGTTTCACCACGCCGGAGCTCAACAGCCACTCACTGCGAACACTCAAGGATGCGGTGCAACAGTGCAGCGAGGGGATTTCCACCAGCCGCACCTGTGAGATCGGTCTGACGCAGCACGGTGGAATCGACTACCACGGTCTGGTGTATCTGGTGGACCGGGTGACCCGGGCCAAAGCCCCCGCAACCGCCCTCTGA
- a CDS encoding 7-cyano-7-deazaguanine synthase: protein MNTLPPKEIAVDILEPGARKRNGVVPCYIEKNIEFDLEALASFSSHDKWEPVTYDALLIAAAVEFCDRILVRSTMSWGRRFIVHVPVHDVERWSSNEVDRALVNALNLLTGDDWNFNFRSRKQTAQRPPQGQIAFPSDAEAVIAFSDGMDSRAVSELESKRLGKRLIRLRIGSKQHDISKKERQRIPFTAIPYSVKLDDARSAERSARSRGFKFSIISAIAGYLIDAPMAIIPESGQGALAPVLLPVAHGYEDYRNHPLFTKRMECFIEALLGYRFQYTFPRLWMTKGETLREFVETCGPSANWITTRSCWQQSRQVAVSGARRQCGICAACMLRRLSVHAAGLEEPPTNYVWESLDSPTWETGAAKEFTSFTKALRQYAIAGVLHFEHLSSIRESSQYELIKRRRTSELARALAESPHAVAQNLDRLLQQHAKEWSAFTSDMRSESFVRKWIDGAS, encoded by the coding sequence ATGAACACCTTGCCGCCTAAGGAAATAGCTGTAGATATACTTGAACCTGGCGCCCGCAAAAGAAACGGTGTGGTCCCGTGTTACATCGAGAAGAACATCGAGTTCGACCTTGAGGCTCTCGCATCCTTCTCATCCCATGACAAATGGGAACCCGTAACTTATGACGCACTTCTCATAGCCGCTGCAGTCGAGTTCTGTGATCGCATCCTTGTCCGCAGCACCATGAGTTGGGGCAGGAGGTTCATCGTGCATGTTCCAGTACACGACGTTGAACGGTGGTCGAGTAACGAGGTAGATCGAGCGCTCGTCAACGCGCTGAACCTCCTGACCGGCGACGACTGGAATTTCAACTTTCGATCTCGAAAGCAAACCGCACAGAGACCGCCACAAGGCCAAATAGCTTTTCCTTCCGATGCAGAGGCGGTCATTGCTTTCAGTGATGGAATGGACTCCCGTGCGGTCTCTGAGCTTGAGAGCAAACGCCTAGGTAAACGCCTGATTCGTCTTCGAATAGGGAGCAAACAACACGACATTTCAAAGAAGGAACGCCAAAGGATTCCATTCACGGCCATCCCATATTCAGTCAAGCTTGATGATGCAAGAAGCGCCGAGAGAAGTGCGCGCAGCCGCGGATTCAAGTTCAGCATCATATCCGCAATTGCGGGGTATCTAATTGATGCTCCAATGGCCATCATCCCCGAAAGCGGACAAGGTGCACTTGCACCTGTGCTCCTTCCTGTTGCACATGGGTATGAGGACTATCGAAATCATCCCCTCTTCACCAAGCGGATGGAGTGCTTTATCGAAGCACTTCTTGGCTATCGATTCCAGTACACCTTTCCCAGGCTTTGGATGACGAAAGGCGAGACCCTGCGCGAGTTTGTGGAAACCTGTGGCCCTAGCGCGAATTGGATAACGACCAGGTCGTGCTGGCAGCAATCCCGACAGGTAGCCGTTTCAGGCGCAAGAAGACAGTGCGGCATATGCGCCGCGTGTATGCTTCGCCGCCTTAGCGTTCACGCTGCAGGATTAGAGGAGCCACCAACGAACTATGTATGGGAATCCCTAGACAGCCCGACCTGGGAAACAGGCGCAGCAAAAGAATTCACCAGTTTTACTAAAGCCTTGCGACAATACGCTATCGCAGGGGTGCTTCATTTCGAACACCTTTCTTCGATTCGGGAATCTTCGCAGTACGAACTGATCAAACGCCGCAGAACGAGCGAACTGGCTCGAGCTCTGGCCGAGTCGCCACATGCCGTGGCGCAGAACCTTGACAGGCTCTTGCAGCAACATGCCAAGGAATGGTCAGCGTTCACGAGCGATATGAGATCAGAGTCGTTCGTGAGGAAGTGGATAGATGGCGCATCATGA